One genomic region from Halococcus qingdaonensis encodes:
- a CDS encoding ABC transporter permease subunit: protein MFEVARYESERRAMLALTIVIAAAFYGTMFVAIAPSFTDLDLASLFAELPKQLTEGLGIESMNTLSGILAVELYQVGWLLVLGIYLAYNAASMIAGEIESGRIDSLLAAPVSRTRLAGEEFLSLLLPILAINAVTPIVLAVAASVLDQTLDPVNLVVLHALAVPYLLCCAAVGFVFSVFFTDESHARIAAVGTLVVTYLLETVFIGTDYEILGIVAPMNYIDPTAILVDGSYDLAGGAILLVAAVVLVLVGLVRFGRMDIG, encoded by the coding sequence ATGTTTGAGGTCGCGCGCTACGAGAGCGAGCGCCGGGCGATGCTCGCGCTCACGATCGTGATCGCGGCGGCGTTCTACGGCACGATGTTCGTGGCGATCGCCCCCTCGTTCACCGACCTCGATCTGGCGAGTCTCTTCGCCGAGCTTCCCAAACAGCTCACGGAGGGGCTCGGCATCGAGAGCATGAACACCCTTTCGGGCATCCTCGCGGTCGAACTCTACCAGGTCGGCTGGCTGCTCGTGCTCGGCATCTACCTCGCGTACAACGCGGCCTCGATGATCGCCGGCGAGATCGAGTCCGGCCGGATCGACAGCCTGCTCGCCGCGCCGGTCTCGCGGACACGACTCGCCGGCGAGGAGTTCCTCTCGCTACTACTCCCGATCCTCGCGATCAACGCGGTCACGCCGATCGTGCTCGCCGTGGCTGCGAGCGTCCTCGACCAAACCCTCGATCCCGTGAACCTCGTCGTGCTCCACGCGCTCGCCGTCCCCTACCTGCTCTGCTGTGCGGCCGTCGGCTTCGTCTTCTCGGTGTTCTTCACGGACGAGAGCCACGCACGGATCGCCGCCGTCGGAACGCTCGTCGTCACGTATCTGCTCGAAACGGTGTTCATCGGCACCGACTACGAGATCCTAGGAATCGTCGCACCGATGAACTACATCGATCCGACCGCGATCCTCGTCGACGGCAGCTACGACCTCGCGGGCGGGGCGATCCTGCTCGTGGCGGCTGTGGTGTTGGTGCTCGTCGGTCTCGTTCGGTTCGGGAGGATGGATATCGGATGA
- a CDS encoding ABC transporter ATP-binding protein encodes MAAITTEELTKHYGDVRANEDLTFEVREGEVFGYLGPNGAGKSTTIRTLMGFQSPTSGSATVLGHDVTDRNAMIEAKRHLGYVPAEMGFDEDVTGERFLRYQASLKGDTRSEELLELFDPPMEREIGEYSTGNKRKLAIVLAFMHDPDLVIMDEPTSGLDPLMQERFYEFIRDEQAKGKTFFFSSHILSEVQKICDRVGVIRNGHLVELEDVETLLDRGGKRVSVRVADPVDREEFAIEGAHDVSVAGDEQSSRPTTADGGERGDGAQTTGDRSSSTDGAAKNGDVSSGGRDGTSVNFTFTGDYNDLLSHLVAYDILDLDIADAPLEDVFMRFYGEVDPDTESTAGGTAEAESSPEESADV; translated from the coding sequence ATGGCCGCAATCACAACCGAGGAGCTGACCAAACACTACGGCGACGTTCGCGCCAACGAGGATCTCACCTTCGAGGTGCGCGAGGGCGAGGTGTTCGGCTATCTGGGCCCGAACGGCGCTGGCAAATCGACCACGATCCGCACGCTGATGGGGTTTCAGTCGCCGACGAGCGGGAGCGCAACGGTGTTGGGTCACGACGTCACCGATCGGAACGCGATGATCGAGGCCAAGCGCCACCTGGGATACGTCCCCGCCGAGATGGGATTCGACGAGGACGTCACCGGCGAGCGGTTTCTGCGCTATCAGGCGTCGCTCAAGGGCGACACGCGCAGCGAGGAGCTGCTCGAACTGTTCGACCCGCCGATGGAGCGGGAGATCGGCGAGTATTCGACGGGCAACAAGCGCAAACTCGCCATCGTGCTCGCGTTCATGCACGACCCCGATCTCGTCATCATGGACGAGCCCACCTCCGGGCTCGATCCGTTGATGCAGGAGCGCTTCTACGAGTTCATCCGCGACGAGCAGGCGAAGGGGAAGACGTTCTTCTTCTCCTCACACATCCTGAGCGAGGTCCAGAAGATCTGCGATCGGGTCGGCGTCATCCGGAACGGCCACCTCGTCGAACTCGAAGACGTCGAAACCCTGCTCGACCGCGGCGGCAAGCGCGTCTCGGTGCGCGTCGCCGATCCCGTCGACAGAGAAGAGTTCGCCATCGAGGGCGCACACGACGTGAGCGTCGCTGGCGACGAGCAATCGTCCCGGCCGACGACGGCCGATGGGGGCGAGAGAGGTGACGGGGCGCAAACGACGGGCGACCGATCGTCGTCCACCGATGGAGCCGCCAAAAACGGGGATGTCTCGTCGGGCGGCCGCGACGGCACGAGCGTGAACTTCACGTTCACGGGCGACTACAACGATCTCCTCTCGCATCTCGTGGCGTACGATATCCTCGATCTCGACATCGCGGACGCACCCCTGGAGGACGTGTTCATGCGTTTCTACGGCGAGGTCGATCCCGACACGGAGTCGACAGCCGGCGGGACGGCTGAAGCGGAATCGAGTCCGGAGGAGAGCGCGGATGTTTGA
- a CDS encoding DUF7563 family protein gives MPECQNCGAFVTAAYARVFTPSGIDEPRVCPQCEDKIRDGADVRQARSTRRS, from the coding sequence ATGCCGGAATGCCAGAACTGTGGTGCGTTCGTGACGGCGGCGTATGCGCGAGTGTTCACCCCAAGCGGCATCGACGAACCACGCGTCTGTCCCCAGTGTGAGGACAAGATCCGCGACGGCGCGGACGTCAGACAGGCGCGCTCGACGCGACGAAGCTAA
- the glmM gene encoding phosphoglucosamine mutase, giving the protein MFGTSGIRGPVGEEVTAALALDVGRALGIDAERVVVGRDPRASGRFLTDALTAGLRESGTDVLDAGLAATPTVARAVGWQEADAGVSVTASHNPAPDNGIKLWQPSGQAFDEERREEIARRVREGESNLVPWDELGERREIDAGEHHLNVLAEIEIDDPPSVIVDLGNGAGEVTVRALQTLGCEVETLNAQPDGSFPGRPSEPTAENCESLRALVEASDATVGLAHDGDADRLRAVTGEGEFVPGDVQLALFAREAVAESDVDDPQVAVPVDTSLAVDDALAPAASVTHTKVGDVFVAERATDADVVFGGEPSGAWIWPTQTLCPDGPLAACRLVALAAERPLAERVAEIETYPIRRESIEVADKSGVMERVEEQVTAEYDDVRTLDGVRIDFDDGWVLVRASGTQPLVRITAEARDEGRCEELFELASAVVANARQKE; this is encoded by the coding sequence ATGTTCGGCACCAGCGGTATCCGGGGACCGGTCGGCGAGGAAGTCACCGCAGCGCTCGCCCTCGACGTGGGGCGCGCGCTCGGGATCGACGCCGAGCGCGTCGTCGTCGGACGCGACCCGCGCGCGAGCGGCCGTTTCCTGACCGACGCACTAACTGCCGGCCTGCGCGAGTCCGGCACCGACGTCCTGGACGCAGGACTGGCAGCGACGCCGACGGTGGCCAGAGCGGTCGGCTGGCAGGAGGCCGACGCGGGCGTCTCGGTGACGGCGAGCCACAACCCGGCACCGGACAACGGGATCAAGCTCTGGCAGCCGAGCGGACAGGCCTTCGACGAGGAACGACGCGAGGAGATCGCCCGACGCGTACGCGAAGGCGAGTCGAACCTCGTCCCGTGGGACGAGCTCGGCGAGCGACGCGAGATCGACGCGGGCGAACACCACCTGAACGTGCTCGCCGAGATCGAAATCGACGATCCGCCATCAGTGATCGTCGATCTCGGCAACGGTGCCGGCGAGGTCACGGTCAGGGCGCTCCAGACGCTCGGCTGCGAGGTCGAGACGCTCAACGCCCAGCCCGACGGCTCCTTCCCGGGACGGCCCTCCGAACCCACCGCCGAGAACTGCGAGTCGCTCCGCGCGCTGGTCGAGGCGAGCGACGCCACGGTGGGGCTCGCCCACGACGGCGACGCCGACCGCCTGCGTGCCGTGACCGGTGAGGGCGAGTTCGTTCCGGGCGACGTCCAGCTCGCACTCTTCGCCCGCGAGGCAGTCGCCGAGAGCGACGTCGACGATCCCCAAGTCGCCGTCCCCGTCGACACGAGCCTCGCGGTCGACGACGCGCTCGCGCCGGCGGCGTCGGTGACTCACACGAAGGTCGGCGACGTCTTCGTCGCCGAGCGCGCGACCGATGCGGACGTGGTCTTCGGCGGCGAGCCGAGCGGTGCGTGGATATGGCCCACACAAACCCTCTGTCCGGACGGCCCGCTCGCAGCCTGTCGGTTGGTGGCCCTCGCCGCCGAGCGCCCGCTCGCCGAGCGCGTCGCCGAGATCGAAACGTATCCCATTCGCCGCGAGAGCATCGAGGTCGCGGACAAGAGCGGAGTGATGGAGCGTGTCGAGGAGCAGGTGACTGCGGAGTACGACGACGTGCGGACGCTCGACGGCGTTCGGATCGATTTCGACGACGGCTGGGTGCTGGTGCGAGCGAGCGGGACACAGCCGCTCGTACGAATCACCGCCGAGGCGCGCGACGAGGGGCGCTGCGAGGAGCTGTTCGAGCTGGCGAGCGCCGTCGTCGCGAATGCACGTCAGAAGGAGTGA
- a CDS encoding histidine phosphatase family protein — protein MTIVLVRHGETDWNAERRLQGWAPTPLSERGREQATRVGEHLAARYAFDRVIASDLRRTRETAERIQQAGVEPEPTFEQRWRERDFGVYQGLTYETMFEEYPEFSVGQSGESALAVTPERGESLLDLRERVLAGFDAIADDETVLVVTHGGPLYAVCSHALDADYATVLDEHSQDNCAVNEIRPAADGFELVRRNDTNYRDAA, from the coding sequence ATGACCATCGTACTCGTCCGTCACGGCGAAACCGACTGGAACGCCGAGCGACGCCTCCAGGGCTGGGCACCGACGCCGCTGTCCGAGCGCGGGCGTGAGCAGGCAACCCGTGTCGGCGAGCATCTCGCCGCGCGCTACGCGTTCGATCGGGTGATAGCCTCCGATCTCCGGCGGACCCGCGAGACGGCCGAGCGCATTCAGCAGGCGGGTGTCGAACCCGAACCGACGTTCGAGCAGCGCTGGCGCGAGCGCGATTTCGGCGTCTATCAGGGGCTGACCTACGAGACGATGTTCGAGGAGTATCCCGAATTCTCCGTGGGCCAGTCAGGCGAGTCAGCGCTCGCAGTGACGCCCGAACGCGGCGAGAGCCTGCTCGATCTGCGCGAGCGCGTGCTCGCCGGCTTCGACGCGATCGCTGACGACGAAACGGTGCTGGTCGTCACCCACGGCGGGCCGCTCTACGCGGTCTGTAGCCACGCTCTGGACGCTGATTACGCGACGGTTCTCGACGAGCACTCACAGGACAACTGTGCAGTGAACGAGATCAGGCCCGCGGCGGACGGGTTCGAGCTGGTTCGACGGAACGATACGAACTACCGCGATGCGGCGTAG
- a CDS encoding DUF4177 domain-containing protein gives MDDQDSRRWEYEILRPPRDETKKEAANPEAAINELAAEGWRLVETIDYTSGGTKYIVFERPHSAATGDGS, from the coding sequence ATGGACGATCAGGACTCCCGGCGGTGGGAGTACGAGATTCTCAGGCCACCACGCGACGAGACGAAAAAGGAGGCCGCCAACCCGGAGGCCGCGATCAACGAACTGGCGGCCGAGGGCTGGCGACTCGTCGAGACGATCGACTACACCAGTGGGGGAACCAAGTATATCGTCTTCGAACGGCCCCACTCGGCAGCGACGGGAGACGGGTCGTGA
- the larE gene encoding ATP-dependent sacrificial sulfur transferase LarE, translating to MSVREKAVAAREDLADSDGVLVAFSGGVDSSVVAALAHDALGDDAVACTAKSETLPDAELGGASEVAEEIGIRHEIVEFSELDSDEFVKNDGERCYHCRTMRLSAMFDAARELGIETVCDGTNASDPGGGHRPGLRAVEELNAYSPLLEHGITKEEVREIAREYELSVSEKPSMACLSSRIPTGLEVTEERLTRVEKAETLLRTWGFEQFRVRDHDGLARIEVAPDELERALDPDFARAARDHLSDIGFEHVTLDLEGYRTGSVSPGEGTTEDDLDLGAEYPTPED from the coding sequence ATGAGCGTCCGAGAGAAAGCGGTCGCCGCCCGCGAAGATCTCGCGGACAGTGACGGCGTGCTCGTCGCCTTTTCCGGCGGCGTAGATTCGAGCGTCGTCGCAGCGCTGGCCCACGACGCGCTCGGCGACGACGCGGTGGCCTGCACCGCGAAAAGCGAGACGCTGCCCGACGCCGAACTCGGCGGGGCCAGCGAGGTCGCCGAGGAGATCGGGATCCGCCACGAGATCGTCGAGTTCTCCGAGCTCGATAGCGACGAGTTCGTCAAGAACGACGGCGAGCGCTGCTATCACTGCCGGACGATGCGGCTGTCGGCGATGTTCGACGCCGCCCGCGAGCTGGGAATCGAGACCGTCTGTGACGGGACGAACGCTTCCGATCCGGGCGGGGGCCACCGGCCCGGCCTTCGCGCCGTCGAGGAGCTGAACGCCTACTCGCCGCTGCTCGAACACGGGATCACCAAGGAGGAGGTCAGGGAGATCGCCCGCGAGTACGAGCTCTCGGTCTCGGAGAAACCATCGATGGCGTGTCTCTCCTCGCGGATCCCCACGGGATTGGAGGTCACCGAGGAGCGGCTGACGCGCGTCGAGAAGGCCGAAACCCTGTTGCGAACCTGGGGGTTCGAGCAGTTCCGCGTGCGCGATCACGACGGCCTAGCCCGTATCGAGGTCGCGCCCGACGAGCTGGAGCGCGCGCTCGATCCCGACTTCGCCCGCGCGGCCCGCGATCACCTCTCGGACATCGGCTTCGAGCACGTGACGCTCGATCTGGAGGGCTATCGAACCGGCAGCGTCAGCCCCGGCGAAGGAACCACCGAGGATGATCTCGATCTCGGTGCGGAGTACCCGACCCCAGAGGACTGA
- a CDS encoding helix-hairpin-helix domain-containing protein, whose amino-acid sequence MELESISGVGEKTAARLQSIEEPERALREGDVAALARAPGITPGRAAAIARAAIRAEHDDSGTFLATDRAREIHRTVLDLLQERAVTDDAAHRLETLFPTGSASRIEEVREWVETAMEREPDPDTLDALVGVGPLESPPTDRIRERCLATADAERHAEAQEAFPELSVEIVEDTRGLADLARGYATVIVLDEAFAGVDIDGDVRVMPDALDSPEEVVPERTLAFFAHNRERIRAASAVHRVAELDAPLDLAALNDRLVKLDDDGTVIGDDELDRLERAVADLDAAVSTAESVANDRLREAIEERDVTIEGADLLSLVEQGAGVDSLLSRELEDEHAAAIEAARDQLVDALALDSSEAELATRAFPEEPMFPVEHDEGIVNRLREDLTVARDRRASRLKRDLAADLAGMREGCDELVQAALARDVELAVSRFARDFDCVLPAFEGSGIAIEGGCSPLLDCAFAKVEPIDYEVSGPTLLSGVNSGGKTSTLDLLALVTVLSHMGLPVPADSVRIERYEALHYQEKSQGTLDAGAFEATLREFAGLVAGGKHRLVLVDELESITEPGASATIIAGILEELAGSTTGVFVSHLAGEISEAADFSVSIDGIEAVGLENGELVVERSPKKDVLARSTPELIVEKLATESDDDTDGFYEKLLGKFE is encoded by the coding sequence ATGGAGCTCGAATCCATCTCCGGGGTCGGGGAGAAGACCGCGGCACGCCTCCAGTCGATCGAGGAGCCGGAGCGCGCGCTGCGGGAGGGTGACGTGGCGGCGCTCGCGCGCGCACCGGGGATCACGCCGGGACGGGCGGCGGCTATCGCCCGCGCGGCCATCCGTGCCGAACACGACGATTCGGGGACCTTCCTCGCCACCGATCGCGCACGGGAGATCCATCGCACCGTGCTCGATCTCCTCCAGGAACGCGCGGTCACCGACGACGCCGCCCACAGGTTAGAGACGCTCTTCCCGACGGGCAGCGCTTCGCGCATTGAGGAGGTCCGCGAGTGGGTCGAGACGGCGATGGAACGCGAGCCCGATCCCGACACTCTGGACGCGCTCGTCGGCGTCGGGCCACTTGAATCCCCGCCGACGGACCGAATTCGTGAGCGCTGTCTCGCGACCGCGGACGCCGAACGCCACGCCGAGGCCCAGGAGGCGTTCCCGGAGCTGTCGGTCGAGATCGTCGAGGACACGCGCGGGCTGGCGGATCTCGCGCGCGGCTACGCGACCGTCATCGTTCTCGACGAGGCGTTCGCCGGCGTCGACATCGACGGCGACGTGCGCGTCATGCCGGACGCGCTCGACAGTCCTGAGGAGGTGGTGCCCGAGCGCACGCTCGCCTTCTTCGCGCACAACCGCGAGCGCATCCGCGCGGCGAGCGCCGTCCATCGCGTCGCAGAGCTCGACGCACCCCTCGATCTCGCGGCGCTCAACGATCGGCTCGTGAAGCTCGACGACGACGGCACGGTGATCGGCGACGACGAACTCGACCGGCTGGAACGCGCCGTCGCGGACCTCGATGCGGCGGTCTCCACGGCCGAAAGCGTCGCCAACGATCGTCTTCGGGAGGCCATCGAGGAGCGCGACGTCACGATCGAGGGGGCCGATCTGCTCTCGCTGGTCGAGCAGGGCGCGGGCGTCGATTCGCTTCTCTCGCGCGAACTCGAAGACGAACACGCCGCCGCCATCGAGGCCGCACGCGACCAGCTCGTCGATGCGCTGGCGCTCGACAGTAGCGAGGCCGAACTCGCGACGCGCGCGTTCCCCGAGGAGCCGATGTTTCCGGTCGAGCACGACGAGGGGATCGTCAACCGCCTGCGCGAGGACCTGACGGTGGCGCGCGATCGGCGGGCGAGTCGATTGAAACGCGATCTCGCGGCCGATCTCGCCGGCATGCGCGAGGGCTGTGACGAGCTCGTCCAGGCGGCGCTCGCGCGCGACGTCGAACTCGCCGTGTCGCGCTTCGCCCGTGATTTCGACTGCGTGCTCCCCGCCTTCGAGGGCTCGGGCATCGCCATCGAGGGGGGTTGCTCGCCGCTGCTCGACTGCGCCTTCGCGAAGGTCGAGCCGATCGACTACGAGGTGTCGGGCCCGACCCTCCTCTCGGGCGTGAACTCGGGCGGCAAGACATCGACGCTCGACCTGCTCGCGCTCGTGACGGTGCTCTCGCATATGGGGTTGCCCGTCCCCGCCGACTCGGTTCGCATCGAGCGCTACGAGGCGCTGCACTACCAGGAGAAGAGCCAGGGCACGCTCGATGCGGGCGCGTTCGAGGCCACGCTCCGGGAATTTGCCGGCCTCGTCGCCGGCGGAAAACACCGACTCGTCCTCGTCGACGAACTCGAAAGCATCACCGAGCCCGGCGCGTCGGCGACGATCATCGCCGGCATCCTGGAGGAGCTCGCCGGCAGTACGACGGGCGTGTTCGTCTCACATCTCGCTGGCGAAATCAGCGAGGCGGCGGATTTCTCGGTCTCGATCGACGGGATCGAAGCCGTCGGACTCGAAAATGGAGAACTGGTCGTCGAGCGCTCGCCGAAGAAGGACGTGCTCGCGCGCTCGACGCCCGAACTCATCGTCGAGAAGCTCGCCACGGAATCCGACGACGACACCGACGGGTTCTACGAGAAACTGCTGGGGAAGTTCGAGTAG
- a CDS encoding FAS1-like dehydratase domain-containing protein, with product MDVHEGLTRSYERTFSEDDIQRFAELSGDTGQQHVERDAEGRLMAQGLLTATLPTKLGGDIDYIAHTLEFEFVRPVFAGDAITCESEIRSLTETDDRTLMESTFVCHNGDGEVVMRGESEGMIPA from the coding sequence ATGGACGTCCACGAGGGTCTAACCCGTTCGTACGAGCGCACGTTCAGCGAGGACGACATCCAGCGATTCGCCGAACTGTCGGGCGATACGGGCCAACAGCACGTCGAGCGCGATGCCGAGGGCCGACTGATGGCCCAGGGACTGCTCACCGCGACGCTCCCGACGAAACTCGGCGGCGACATCGACTATATCGCCCACACGCTCGAGTTCGAGTTCGTGCGCCCGGTCTTCGCCGGCGACGCCATCACCTGCGAGTCGGAGATCCGATCGCTCACCGAGACCGACGACCGGACGCTGATGGAGTCGACGTTCGTCTGCCACAACGGGGACGGGGAGGTCGTCATGCGCGGCGAGTCCGAGGGGATGATCCCCGCGTAG
- a CDS encoding trans-sulfuration enzyme family protein, whose translation MDDDRRFDTTAIATGGRASETGDVVRPIHLSSTFELDALDPSVGLDDADPAAGEFLYSRLSNPTRHALEERLAALEGGDRAFAFSSGTAAIATTALSVVEPGDHVVAFDDLYAGTRRLLETVFENRLDVAVDFVDATDSETVAAAIEPETTLVMMETPTNPLLKLCDIEAIAAAVGDDATFVVDNTFLSPYFQQPLELGADVVVHSTTKYINGHSDSVGGAAITSDADLAATLEFHQRVGLGDMLAPFDSFLVARGLKTLPVRMERHADNASILATHLDEHEAVRTVHYPGLESHPQHELARTQQSGFGGVLSFELDGDFEDAQAFLEALDVFSLAVSLGGVESLIEHPAGMTHEPIPRETRLENGITDTLIRVSVGIEHPEDLLADLERGFAAMERADAPTTD comes from the coding sequence ATGGACGACGACCGGCGGTTCGACACGACTGCTATCGCCACCGGCGGGCGCGCCTCGGAGACCGGCGACGTAGTGCGACCGATTCACCTCTCCTCGACGTTCGAACTCGACGCGCTCGATCCGAGCGTCGGGCTCGACGACGCCGACCCGGCGGCCGGCGAGTTCCTCTACTCGCGACTCTCGAACCCGACGCGACACGCCCTCGAAGAGCGCCTCGCAGCGCTCGAAGGTGGCGACCGCGCGTTCGCCTTCTCTTCGGGCACGGCGGCGATCGCGACCACGGCGCTCTCGGTCGTCGAACCCGGCGACCACGTCGTCGCGTTCGACGATCTCTACGCCGGCACGCGCCGCCTCCTGGAGACCGTCTTCGAGAACCGTCTCGACGTGGCCGTCGATTTCGTCGACGCGACCGATTCCGAGACCGTGGCGGCAGCCATCGAGCCCGAAACGACCCTCGTGATGATGGAGACGCCGACGAACCCCCTGCTGAAGCTCTGCGACATCGAGGCCATCGCGGCGGCGGTCGGCGACGACGCGACCTTCGTCGTCGACAACACCTTCCTGAGTCCGTACTTCCAACAGCCGCTCGAACTGGGAGCCGACGTCGTGGTCCACAGCACGACCAAGTATATAAATGGTCACTCCGACTCGGTCGGCGGCGCGGCGATCACGAGCGATGCCGACCTCGCCGCGACGCTCGAATTCCACCAGCGGGTCGGACTCGGCGACATGCTCGCCCCCTTCGATTCGTTCCTCGTCGCGCGCGGGCTGAAGACGCTCCCCGTCCGGATGGAGCGCCACGCGGACAACGCATCGATCCTCGCCACCCACCTCGACGAGCACGAGGCGGTTCGCACCGTGCACTACCCGGGGCTCGAGAGCCATCCCCAGCACGAACTCGCGCGCACACAGCAGTCCGGCTTCGGCGGTGTGCTCTCGTTCGAACTCGACGGCGACTTCGAGGATGCGCAGGCCTTCCTCGAAGCGCTCGACGTGTTCTCGCTCGCCGTGAGCCTCGGCGGCGTCGAGAGTCTCATCGAGCATCCCGCCGGGATGACCCACGAGCCGATCCCGCGCGAGACGCGCCTCGAAAACGGCATCACCGACACCCTGATCCGGGTCTCTGTCGGCATCGAACATCCCGAAGACCTGCTCGCCGATCTCGAACGCGGCTTCGCGGCGATGGAGCGGGCCGACGCGCCGACGACCGACTGA